One stretch of Micromonospora echinospora DNA includes these proteins:
- a CDS encoding FxsB family cyclophane-forming radical SAM/SPASM peptide maturase, with protein MSPGPARAALTEFILKVHARCDLACDHCYVYEHADQSWRRRPVRMTPEVLRAAAGRIAEHAAAHDLPDVTVILHGGEPLLLGPERLGQVLAELRRVIGPVTRLRIGMQTNGVLLSERFCDLLAEHDVAVGVSLDGDRAANDRHRRFRSGAGSYDQVLRALALLRRPAYRRIYSGLLCTVDVRNDPIAVYEALLAQEPPRIDFLLPHATWDDPPWRPAVGDTAYARWLRAVHDRWRADGRPVPVRLFDSLLSTARGGPSGTEWLGLDPIDLAVIETDGEWEQADSLKTAYDGAPATGMTVFSHAADDVAASPLLARRRSGRAGLSDECRRCPVVDQCGGGLFAHRYGAGHFDNPSVYCADLKELIVHVNENSPAPVRLDAGLPDDFIDRLAAPTGDRVAIGRLVEAQIAIVRALLAEVADRLPTGGAGADGWAALTALDRGAPESVARIAAHPYVRAWAVDCLAGTGTGARQGPDYLSAIAAAAALDVGTPVRLAVPVRGGRLHLPTVGTALLPEVGDGTARVETGPGSLRVTAGDVTVAIRPGTPEDTPRWWPSRVLATPDLSVLLEDGDPHRDCHRLPAGDRLDDAGAARWAATFASAWQVIRDEVPGHAEELRAGLRAVVPLRRSGAGVSEASTARQAFGGVAATETDAGSLAVLLVHEFQHSKMNALLDVCDLVDGTRPIDITVGWRPDPRPAEAVLHGIYAHAAVADIWRIRADRQVDGAQAVYRRYRDWTADAIGALQRTDALTPAGSRLVRQVSRSMSGWPS; from the coding sequence ATGTCCCCGGGGCCGGCCCGCGCGGCGCTCACCGAGTTCATCCTCAAGGTGCACGCCAGGTGTGACCTGGCGTGCGACCACTGCTACGTCTACGAACACGCCGACCAGAGCTGGCGCCGCCGCCCGGTACGGATGACGCCGGAGGTGCTCCGCGCCGCGGCCGGGCGGATCGCCGAACACGCCGCGGCCCACGACCTGCCGGACGTCACTGTCATCCTGCACGGCGGGGAACCGCTGCTGCTCGGCCCCGAACGGCTGGGCCAGGTGCTCGCCGAACTGAGGCGCGTCATCGGCCCGGTCACCCGGCTCCGGATCGGCATGCAGACGAACGGCGTGCTGCTCTCCGAGCGGTTCTGCGACCTGCTCGCCGAACACGACGTCGCGGTGGGCGTATCGCTCGACGGCGACCGGGCCGCCAACGACAGGCACCGGCGCTTCCGGTCCGGGGCCGGCAGCTACGACCAGGTGCTGCGCGCGCTCGCCCTGCTGCGCCGCCCGGCGTACCGGCGGATCTACTCCGGCCTGCTGTGCACGGTGGATGTGCGCAACGACCCGATCGCGGTGTACGAGGCGCTGCTCGCCCAGGAGCCACCGCGGATCGACTTCCTGCTCCCGCACGCCACCTGGGACGACCCGCCGTGGCGGCCGGCCGTCGGGGACACCGCGTACGCCCGCTGGCTGCGCGCCGTCCACGACCGCTGGCGCGCGGACGGCCGCCCGGTCCCGGTGCGCCTGTTCGACTCGCTCCTGTCCACGGCCCGCGGCGGACCCAGCGGCACGGAGTGGCTCGGTCTCGACCCGATCGACCTGGCCGTGATCGAGACGGACGGCGAATGGGAGCAGGCCGACTCGCTCAAGACCGCGTACGACGGTGCGCCGGCCACCGGCATGACCGTCTTCTCGCACGCGGCCGACGACGTGGCGGCCAGCCCGCTCCTGGCCCGTCGCCGCTCCGGCCGAGCCGGTCTCAGCGACGAGTGCCGGCGGTGTCCGGTGGTCGACCAGTGCGGCGGCGGACTCTTCGCCCACCGGTACGGCGCCGGGCACTTCGACAATCCGAGTGTCTACTGCGCCGATCTGAAAGAGCTGATCGTGCATGTGAACGAGAACTCACCAGCACCCGTCCGGCTCGACGCCGGCCTGCCCGACGACTTCATCGACCGCCTCGCGGCACCGACCGGCGACCGGGTCGCCATCGGCCGGCTCGTGGAGGCACAGATCGCCATCGTCCGCGCGCTGCTCGCCGAGGTGGCCGACCGCCTGCCGACCGGCGGGGCCGGAGCCGACGGCTGGGCCGCGCTGACCGCCCTGGACCGCGGCGCGCCGGAATCCGTGGCCCGGATCGCGGCGCATCCGTACGTGCGGGCGTGGGCTGTCGACTGCCTCGCCGGCACCGGCACCGGCGCCCGCCAGGGGCCGGACTACCTGAGCGCGATCGCCGCCGCCGCCGCGCTCGACGTCGGCACGCCGGTACGCCTGGCCGTGCCGGTGCGAGGCGGCCGCCTGCACCTGCCGACGGTGGGCACCGCCCTGCTGCCAGAGGTGGGCGACGGCACCGCACGGGTCGAGACCGGCCCGGGCTCGCTGCGGGTGACCGCCGGGGACGTGACAGTGGCGATCCGCCCCGGGACGCCGGAGGACACGCCCCGGTGGTGGCCCAGCCGCGTGCTCGCCACGCCGGACTTGAGCGTCCTGCTGGAGGACGGCGACCCGCACCGCGACTGCCACCGGCTGCCCGCCGGTGACCGGCTCGACGACGCGGGCGCCGCGCGCTGGGCCGCCACGTTCGCGTCGGCGTGGCAGGTGATCCGGGACGAGGTGCCGGGCCACGCCGAGGAGCTGCGCGCCGGGTTGCGGGCCGTGGTCCCGTTGCGGCGCAGCGGCGCCGGTGTCAGCGAGGCGTCGACAGCGCGGCAGGCGTTCGGCGGTGTCGCGGCCACGGAGACCGATGCCGGGTCGCTGGCGGTGCTGCTCGTGCACGAGTTCCAGCACAGCAAGATGAACGCGCTGCTGGACGTCTGCGACCTGGTCGACGGCACCCGGCCGATCGACATCACGGTGGGCTGGCGGCCCGATCCCCGGCCCGCGGAGGCCGTCCTGCACGGCATCTACGCGCACGCGGCAGTGGCCGACATCTGGCGGATCCGGGCCGACCGCCAGGTCGACGGCGCGCAGGCGGTCTACCGGCGGTACCGCGACTGGACTGCCGACGCGATCGGCGCGCTGCAACGGACGGACGCGCTCACCCCGGCGGGCTCGCGGCTGGTCCGGCAGGTCTCCCGTTCGATGTCCGGGTGGCCGTCGTGA
- a CDS encoding aminoglycoside N(3)-acetyltransferase — protein MTVARTLYRTGTLAADLRALGLGPGDVVLVHCSLRALGPVAGGPATLAAALRAAVGPSGTVVVPAQTPDNSVSSPAYHAATAGLTDGERLAYEERMPGFDPAVTPSFGVGAFAEHVRRLPGAVRSRHPQTSFSAWGPLAEELMRVHDLDSHLGERSPLAALEAAGARTLLLGVGYATCTALHLAEYRLRRPAPCRPYRCYVLRDGRRERLDFDAPHLDAAPFPAIGAELDRAAFTRHGTVGDAPARLLPISDAVRTAVAWMDAHIGR, from the coding sequence GTGACCGTCGCCCGGACCTTGTACCGGACCGGCACGCTCGCCGCCGACCTGCGCGCACTCGGGCTCGGCCCCGGCGACGTGGTGCTCGTGCACTGCTCCCTGCGCGCCCTCGGACCGGTAGCCGGTGGGCCGGCCACCCTCGCTGCGGCGCTGCGGGCCGCCGTCGGGCCGTCCGGCACCGTCGTGGTCCCGGCGCAGACCCCCGACAACTCGGTGAGCAGCCCCGCGTACCACGCGGCGACCGCCGGGCTGACCGACGGGGAACGCCTGGCGTACGAGGAACGGATGCCCGGCTTCGACCCGGCCGTCACGCCGTCGTTCGGGGTCGGCGCGTTCGCCGAGCACGTACGCCGCCTGCCCGGCGCGGTCCGCAGCCGGCACCCGCAGACGTCGTTCAGCGCGTGGGGGCCGCTGGCGGAGGAGCTGATGCGCGTCCACGACCTCGACTCCCACCTCGGGGAGCGGTCCCCGCTCGCCGCCCTGGAGGCGGCCGGTGCCCGGACGCTGCTGCTCGGTGTCGGTTATGCGACATGCACCGCGCTGCACCTCGCCGAGTACCGGTTGCGCCGCCCGGCACCGTGTCGTCCGTACCGCTGCTACGTGCTGCGCGACGGCCGCCGGGAACGGCTGGACTTCGACGCGCCGCACCTGGATGCGGCCCCTTTTCCCGCAATCGGCGCGGAGCTCGACCGGGCGGCGTTCACCCGGCACGGGACGGTCGGCGACGCCCCGGCCCGGCTGCTGCCGATATCCGACGCGGTACGCACCGCCGTCGCCTGGATGGACGCCCACATCGGACGGTGA
- a CDS encoding TIR-like protein FxsC — protein sequence MTSERPALPGPPYFFLSYVPPPAHNDRTPGDHWVRRFYHDLNLAIDGRPGDRLRRQGFADFMVRPPEARTERKRIALAEAEVFVPLYSPAYLNRNDSRREREWFRQRLIRAGRPPDGDNILPVLWIPSPAAVHAPDQTRAVAMAADVEAYAANGMSALCRLQKFQHAYKEVLGRLAQHIVDTAEQTPLQPAEPPTGPTDLPSSPTSEVPFRAVVIAPEQPGDPGRLNGRSDTHAGRWRPFRGRPPVVDDVADAVQRLRMPMDVRDFVPDAGLFRACPGVLMIDPRVVETPDGAEAVQAAVDCLHSWVGVVLISEDARSGHRSHAVGLLDRAASLLSATTRPLMITTWDDWRTEIHDLVRRMRRRYLEAGPNYPPPGPPINKPRLWENPPPDEGVDT from the coding sequence GTGACCTCTGAGCGGCCCGCGCTGCCGGGCCCGCCCTATTTCTTCCTCAGCTACGTCCCCCCGCCGGCACACAACGACCGCACCCCCGGCGACCACTGGGTCCGCCGCTTCTACCACGATCTCAACCTGGCGATCGACGGCCGGCCCGGCGACCGGTTACGCCGGCAGGGCTTCGCCGACTTCATGGTGCGGCCACCGGAGGCCCGGACGGAACGAAAACGCATCGCGCTGGCCGAGGCCGAGGTGTTCGTCCCGCTGTACTCACCGGCCTACCTCAACCGGAACGACTCGCGCCGGGAGCGGGAGTGGTTCCGGCAACGGCTCATCCGGGCCGGCCGGCCGCCCGACGGCGACAACATCCTCCCGGTCCTGTGGATCCCGTCGCCGGCCGCCGTCCACGCGCCGGACCAGACGCGCGCGGTGGCGATGGCCGCCGACGTGGAGGCGTACGCCGCGAACGGCATGAGCGCGCTCTGCCGGCTCCAGAAGTTCCAGCATGCCTACAAGGAGGTGCTGGGCCGGCTCGCCCAGCACATCGTCGACACCGCCGAGCAGACGCCGCTGCAACCGGCCGAGCCGCCGACCGGCCCGACCGACCTGCCGTCGTCCCCGACCAGCGAGGTGCCGTTCCGGGCGGTGGTGATCGCCCCCGAGCAGCCGGGGGACCCGGGCCGGCTCAACGGACGCTCCGACACGCACGCCGGGCGGTGGCGCCCGTTCCGCGGCCGGCCGCCGGTGGTCGACGACGTGGCCGACGCGGTGCAGCGGCTGCGGATGCCCATGGACGTGCGCGACTTCGTACCGGACGCCGGGCTGTTCCGGGCCTGTCCGGGCGTACTCATGATCGATCCTCGGGTGGTCGAGACGCCGGACGGCGCGGAGGCCGTCCAGGCCGCCGTCGACTGCCTGCACAGCTGGGTGGGCGTCGTGCTGATCAGCGAGGACGCCCGCTCTGGCCACCGCTCGCACGCGGTGGGACTGCTCGACCGGGCGGCGAGCCTCCTCTCCGCCACGACACGTCCGCTGATGATCACCACGTGGGACGACTGGCGGACCGAGATCCACGATCTGGTCCGCCGGATGCGACGCCGATACCTGGAGGCGGGACCGAACTACCCACCGCCGGGACCGCCCATCAACAAGCCCCGGCTCTGGGAGAACCCGCCGCCCGACGAGGGAGTGGACACATGA
- the fxsT gene encoding FxSxx-COOH system tetratricopeptide repeat protein, with the protein MTRREGQVVTFYSYKGGTGRTMALANVAWILAANGKRVLAVDWDLESPGLSRFFAPFIDRDALESTGGVIDLIREYEWATTTKQDKGDDRWHEQYARVHKYSFSLNWSNFPGDGTLDFLGAGQQNNDYAGALAGMNWDEFYERQGGGYFFDALRADMKRNYDYVLIDSRTGFSDVADICTIQLPDVLVTCFTLSEQGITGAAKVARLVEHRYGARRIRVLPVPMRIDPAEKVKADTGRAVARQRFSGLPSGMSEAERDRYWARMQVPYQAFYAYEELLATFADQPGVNGSLLSAYEALTREITRGEVESLPSMSSAVRERVNARFTRTSNSVENEIMLRHAPYDRVWAEWIGHLLVSADVRVTDPWFTDDETPRTARELIIVSEGNANEEAVLAAPDRSPDQVPLVVYVADVRRLANVPAAHTVSVAGLEAQTAAARILRLVGREGVPADLELPTGPRFPGRDNTVFEVPGRNKRFTGREADLRELRTLLRSSPKVVLSGTGPVALQGMGGIGKSQLALEYAHRYRAAYDMVWWIDADQVPFIESAIGDLAPYLGVPASESNRENARLVLQALRRTDLRWLLIMDNADEVEGVLPYVPDGRGHVLITSRNLQWVERATTVQVDVFKRAESIQHLTERVPTMRVDQADRIAALLGDLPIAVTAAAAWLADTGHSVDSYLTEIANFGPGAVMEPNSNVSVEATWELSLNHLRTRNPAAYRVLQLCSVFAPEISADLVYSDEFAEALVPFHPQAKERLVRQQLVQQANRLALVRVDLRAESPSGGERGRGGLVLMHRLLQHAVRSRMTEEELDEARRQVHLVLAAARPEGEVDDPDGWPRFRVIWPHLEASKAPLSHRVEVRALMIDRVRYLQLRGDLETGRRLGEEVAQTWEQMLAEETDARARDDLRRQLLHLQFNLANILAFLGQFQQSRALDEEVLAAQRELLGEDHPHTLMTAGGLARDLRGMGKYNEALRLDEITFNAWKRNFTEEHPRTLVALNNLATTQRLMGDFREARKNDEMVLAGRRAILGEDHPDTLASSAYVGIDMRDAGDYEQSIARLRGVHRDLLRTAGAEHLMTLRAQTNLAVSLRSAGHAVEAGKLLEAAYELLNERFGPDNPETLTCRLSLSVNLLSVDLFQRASRELTEVHRVYQQNLGPEHPLTLVCMVNLAMVARRAGDFDEARQLAARSADALADVLGSDHPYPLSGWMNQGICIAEHPDPPEGREAADLEALGLLRRADDGLTRMLGRDHPNTLRSRANLVVMQERMESGRRAELEAVTRELAYRLGENHPAVEAVRENQLQRRIIDPHPI; encoded by the coding sequence ATGACCCGACGTGAGGGACAGGTCGTCACCTTCTACTCCTACAAGGGCGGCACCGGCCGGACGATGGCGCTGGCCAACGTCGCCTGGATCCTCGCCGCGAACGGCAAGCGGGTGCTCGCCGTCGACTGGGATCTGGAGTCCCCCGGCCTGTCGCGCTTCTTCGCGCCGTTCATCGACCGGGACGCGCTGGAGAGCACCGGCGGGGTGATCGACCTGATCCGCGAGTACGAGTGGGCGACCACCACCAAGCAGGACAAGGGCGACGACCGCTGGCACGAGCAGTACGCCCGGGTGCACAAGTACTCGTTCTCGCTGAACTGGTCCAACTTCCCCGGTGACGGGACGCTGGACTTCCTCGGCGCCGGCCAGCAGAACAACGACTACGCGGGCGCGCTCGCCGGGATGAACTGGGACGAGTTCTACGAGCGGCAGGGCGGTGGCTACTTCTTCGACGCCCTGCGCGCCGACATGAAGCGCAACTACGACTACGTGCTGATCGACAGCCGCACCGGATTCTCCGACGTCGCCGACATCTGCACCATCCAGCTGCCGGACGTGCTCGTCACCTGTTTCACCCTCAGCGAGCAGGGCATCACCGGCGCCGCGAAGGTGGCGCGGCTGGTCGAGCACCGGTACGGGGCGCGGCGGATCCGGGTGCTGCCGGTGCCGATGCGCATCGACCCGGCGGAGAAGGTCAAGGCGGACACCGGGCGGGCGGTGGCGCGGCAGCGTTTCAGCGGTCTGCCCAGCGGCATGAGCGAGGCCGAACGGGACCGGTACTGGGCCCGGATGCAGGTGCCGTACCAGGCGTTCTACGCGTACGAGGAACTCCTCGCCACGTTCGCCGACCAACCAGGCGTCAACGGGTCGCTGCTGTCCGCGTACGAGGCGCTGACGCGCGAGATCACCCGGGGCGAGGTGGAGTCGCTGCCGTCGATGAGCAGCGCGGTACGCGAACGGGTCAACGCCCGGTTCACCCGCACCTCCAACTCGGTGGAGAACGAGATCATGCTCCGGCACGCCCCGTACGACAGGGTGTGGGCGGAGTGGATCGGCCACCTCCTGGTCTCGGCCGACGTGCGGGTGACCGACCCGTGGTTCACCGACGACGAGACGCCCCGGACGGCCCGGGAGCTGATCATCGTCTCCGAGGGGAACGCCAACGAGGAGGCGGTGCTCGCCGCGCCGGACCGCTCGCCCGACCAGGTGCCGCTCGTCGTCTACGTGGCGGACGTGCGGCGCCTGGCGAACGTGCCGGCCGCGCACACCGTCTCGGTGGCCGGGCTGGAGGCGCAGACCGCCGCCGCGCGGATCCTGCGCCTGGTCGGCCGGGAGGGGGTGCCGGCCGACCTGGAACTGCCCACCGGTCCCCGCTTCCCCGGCCGGGACAACACGGTGTTCGAGGTGCCGGGCCGCAACAAGCGCTTCACCGGCCGGGAGGCGGACCTGCGCGAGCTGCGGACGCTGCTGCGCAGCAGCCCGAAAGTGGTGCTCTCCGGCACCGGGCCGGTGGCGTTGCAGGGCATGGGCGGCATCGGCAAGAGCCAGCTCGCGCTGGAGTACGCCCACCGCTACCGCGCCGCGTACGACATGGTGTGGTGGATCGACGCCGACCAGGTGCCGTTCATCGAGTCGGCCATCGGTGACCTCGCGCCCTACCTGGGCGTGCCCGCCTCGGAGTCGAACCGGGAGAACGCCCGGCTGGTGCTCCAGGCGCTGCGCCGCACCGACCTCCGATGGCTGCTGATCATGGACAACGCCGACGAGGTCGAGGGCGTCCTGCCGTACGTGCCGGACGGCAGGGGCCACGTCCTGATCACGTCCCGGAACCTGCAGTGGGTCGAGCGGGCCACCACGGTCCAGGTCGACGTGTTCAAGCGCGCGGAGAGCATCCAGCACCTCACCGAGCGGGTGCCGACGATGCGCGTCGACCAGGCCGACCGGATCGCCGCCCTGCTCGGCGACCTGCCGATCGCTGTCACCGCCGCCGCGGCCTGGCTGGCCGACACCGGCCACTCGGTCGACAGCTACCTCACCGAGATCGCCAACTTCGGTCCGGGCGCGGTGATGGAGCCGAACAGCAACGTCTCGGTGGAGGCGACCTGGGAGCTGTCCCTGAACCACCTGCGTACCCGGAACCCGGCGGCCTACCGGGTGCTGCAACTCTGCTCGGTGTTCGCGCCGGAGATCTCCGCCGACCTGGTCTACAGCGACGAGTTCGCCGAGGCGCTCGTGCCGTTCCACCCGCAGGCCAAGGAACGGCTGGTCCGTCAGCAGTTGGTGCAGCAGGCGAACCGGCTCGCGCTGGTCCGCGTCGACCTGCGGGCCGAGAGCCCGTCCGGTGGCGAGCGGGGCCGGGGCGGCCTGGTGCTCATGCACCGGCTGCTCCAGCACGCCGTCCGGTCCCGGATGACCGAGGAGGAACTCGACGAGGCGCGCCGCCAGGTCCACCTGGTGCTCGCCGCCGCCCGGCCCGAGGGCGAGGTGGACGACCCCGACGGCTGGCCCCGGTTCCGGGTCATCTGGCCGCACCTGGAGGCGTCGAAGGCGCCGCTGAGCCACCGGGTGGAGGTGCGGGCCCTGATGATCGACCGGGTCCGCTACCTCCAGTTGCGCGGCGACCTGGAGACCGGCCGGCGGCTCGGCGAGGAGGTCGCGCAGACCTGGGAGCAGATGCTGGCCGAGGAGACCGACGCACGGGCACGCGACGACCTGCGCCGGCAGTTGCTGCACCTCCAGTTCAACCTCGCCAACATCCTCGCCTTCCTCGGGCAGTTCCAGCAGTCCCGGGCGCTGGACGAGGAGGTCCTCGCGGCCCAGCGGGAACTGCTCGGCGAAGACCACCCACACACGCTGATGACCGCGGGCGGGCTGGCCCGCGACCTGCGCGGCATGGGGAAGTACAACGAGGCGCTGCGCCTGGACGAGATCACGTTCAACGCGTGGAAACGGAACTTCACCGAGGAGCACCCACGTACCCTCGTCGCGCTGAACAACCTCGCCACCACCCAGCGCCTGATGGGCGACTTCCGGGAGGCCCGCAAGAACGACGAGATGGTGCTGGCCGGACGCCGCGCGATCCTCGGGGAGGACCACCCGGACACGCTCGCCTCGTCCGCGTACGTGGGCATCGACATGCGCGACGCCGGCGACTACGAGCAGTCCATCGCCCGGCTCCGCGGCGTCCACCGGGACCTGCTGCGCACGGCCGGGGCGGAACACCTGATGACCCTGCGCGCGCAGACCAACCTGGCGGTGTCGCTGCGCTCGGCCGGGCACGCGGTCGAGGCGGGCAAGCTCCTCGAAGCCGCGTACGAGCTGCTGAACGAGCGGTTCGGGCCGGACAACCCGGAGACGCTCACCTGCCGGCTGAGCCTGTCCGTCAACCTGCTCAGCGTCGACCTGTTCCAGCGCGCCAGCCGCGAACTGACCGAGGTGCACCGCGTCTACCAGCAGAACCTCGGCCCGGAGCACCCGCTGACGCTGGTCTGCATGGTCAACCTCGCCATGGTCGCCCGCCGCGCCGGGGACTTCGACGAGGCCCGGCAACTCGCCGCCCGGTCCGCCGACGCGCTCGCCGACGTGCTGGGCAGCGATCACCCGTATCCCCTCTCCGGGTGGATGAACCAGGGCATCTGCATCGCCGAGCATCCGGACCCGCCGGAGGGCCGGGAGGCGGCGGACCTGGAGGCGCTGGGGCTGTTGCGGCGCGCCGACGACGGCCTGACCCGGATGCTCGGCCGCGACCACCCGAACACGCTGCGCTCCCGGGCGAACCTGGTGGTGATGCAGGAGCGGATGGAGAGCGGACGGCGGGCGGAGCTGGAGGCGGTCACCCGCGAACTGGCCTACCGGCTGGGTGAGAACCACCCGGCGGTCGAGGCCGTCCGGGAGAACCAGTTGCAGCGGCGCATCATCGACCCGCATCCGATCTGA
- a CDS encoding alpha/beta fold hydrolase: MAHSPPHREHIVRTGRRSLAVDIAGAERGWPVFLMHGTPGSRNGPRPRSIVLHRLGVRLISYDRPGYGGSSRLPGRRIADAAADVAAVADDLGLDGFSVVGRSGGGPHALACAALLPERVRRTAVLVGLAPAGAAGLDWFGGMTDANVRDYGAAERAAPVLAEQLRLRAERTMDDPGSLLALLVEQMTAADRRVVAGVPIRRQLTDAYAEALRQGPHGWIDDVLALRADWGVTLADIRMPVRLWHGADDNFAPASHTRWLAEQIPGAQLHVQPRSAHFGAVEVLPEILAWLADPVERTAVRSDAGR, translated from the coding sequence TTGGCACACTCGCCCCCGCATCGTGAGCACATCGTCCGAACGGGAAGGAGAAGCCTGGCGGTCGACATCGCCGGGGCGGAACGCGGCTGGCCGGTGTTCCTGATGCACGGCACACCGGGCAGCCGCAACGGTCCGCGACCACGCTCGATCGTGCTGCACCGCCTCGGCGTACGCCTGATCTCCTACGACCGGCCGGGCTACGGCGGCTCCAGCCGCCTGCCCGGCCGCCGGATCGCCGACGCCGCCGCCGACGTCGCGGCCGTCGCCGACGACCTCGGTCTGGACGGGTTCTCGGTGGTCGGCCGATCCGGCGGCGGCCCGCACGCCCTGGCCTGCGCCGCGCTGCTGCCGGAGCGGGTACGGCGCACCGCCGTCCTGGTCGGCCTCGCCCCGGCGGGGGCGGCCGGGCTGGACTGGTTCGGCGGCATGACCGACGCCAACGTGCGGGACTACGGCGCCGCCGAGCGCGCCGCGCCGGTGCTCGCCGAGCAGTTGCGGCTGCGGGCCGAGCGCACCATGGACGACCCGGGCTCGCTGCTCGCGCTGCTGGTCGAGCAGATGACCGCGGCCGACCGCCGGGTGGTGGCCGGGGTGCCGATCCGCCGGCAGCTGACCGACGCCTATGCCGAGGCGCTGCGCCAGGGGCCGCACGGCTGGATCGACGACGTCCTCGCGCTGCGCGCCGACTGGGGCGTCACGCTGGCGGACATCCGGATGCCGGTGCGGCTGTGGCACGGCGCGGACGACAACTTCGCCCCGGCCAGCCACACCCGGTGGCTGGCCGAGCAGATCCCCGGCGCGCAGCTGCACGTGCAGCCGCGCAGCGCGCACTTCGGCGCGGTCGAGGTGCTGCCGGAGATCCTCGCCTGGCTGGCCGACCCGGTGGAGCGGACCGCTGTCAGATCGGATGCGGGTCGATGA